A genome region from Hymenobacter tibetensis includes the following:
- a CDS encoding inositol monophosphatase family protein yields MDYNQLSFQLAAVTRHAGQFIRQESATFDRGRVETKGLHDLVSYVDKETEKLLVAGLRELLPEAGFITEEGTEGAVQADEYNWIIDPLDGTTNFVHGLPCYSVSVALMHHQELVAGVVYEVNRDECFRAALGSGAFCNEIPIQVSSSATLGSSLVATGFPYSKFGQLENYLQILGAFMQRSHGVRRFGSAAVDLAYVAAGRFESFFEFNLNSYDVAAGILLVREAGGRVTQFLEEGDPIFGRELVASNTHIHQEMQDTIREFWHPTA; encoded by the coding sequence ATGGATTACAACCAACTCAGCTTTCAGCTAGCTGCCGTTACCCGCCACGCGGGCCAATTTATTCGCCAGGAGTCCGCCACCTTCGACCGGGGCCGGGTTGAGACCAAAGGCTTGCACGACTTGGTGTCGTACGTAGACAAGGAAACCGAAAAGCTGCTCGTAGCTGGCCTGCGCGAGTTGCTGCCCGAAGCCGGCTTTATCACCGAAGAAGGCACCGAAGGCGCCGTGCAAGCCGACGAATACAACTGGATTATCGACCCGCTGGACGGCACCACCAACTTCGTGCACGGTCTGCCCTGCTACTCGGTCAGTGTGGCCCTGATGCACCACCAGGAGCTGGTAGCGGGCGTGGTGTACGAAGTGAACCGCGACGAGTGCTTCCGCGCTGCCCTCGGGTCAGGAGCCTTCTGCAATGAAATTCCGATTCAGGTCAGTAGCAGCGCTACGTTGGGCAGCTCTTTAGTAGCCACCGGGTTTCCCTACTCGAAGTTCGGCCAGCTCGAAAACTACTTGCAGATACTGGGCGCCTTCATGCAACGCTCCCACGGTGTCCGCCGCTTCGGCTCCGCGGCCGTTGACTTGGCCTACGTGGCGGCTGGCCGCTTTGAGAGCTTCTTCGAGTTCAACCTCAACTCGTATGACGTAGCCGCTGGTATCTTGCTCGTGCGCGAAGCAGGCGGCCGCGTGACCCAGTTCTTGGAAGAGGGCGACCCTATTTTTGGCCGGGAATTGGTGGCCAGCAACACCCACATCCACCAGGAAATGCAAGACACCATCCGGGAGTTCTGGCACCCAACGGCCTAG
- a CDS encoding erythromycin esterase family protein: MKTNLPTHPLHTASDLDPLMQAVGDARIVLLGEASHGTAEYYTWRTTISKRLIQEKGFHFIAVEGDWPGCFEVNAAIKKDEVLYGSVPQLLRTFNRWPTWMWGNWEIVGLVDWLHAHNRQQPLEQRVGFYGLDVYSLWESLQEILQYVEKQGDGAVQAAQRAFQCFEPYGNDPQEYAQAIAYVSEDCQDEVNDMLRALRTQSARQPDGLADRESKFAADQNALVAVNAERYYRAMLRGGAASWNVRDNHMMETLTRLLDLHGPDSKAIIWEHNTHVGDARYTDMRREDMVNVGQLAREAYGRKNVFIAGFGSYEGSVIAGNKWGATPQKINVPAAPRNSWEHLLHQQLQGENALLLSQELRDIPELQQPIGHRAIGVVYRPEFEQFGNYVPSLIPDRYDAFLFIDQTQALHPLPTPADQQTPPDLYPSGE, from the coding sequence ATGAAAACCAACCTGCCCACCCATCCGTTGCACACCGCCTCCGACCTCGACCCGCTGATGCAAGCCGTCGGGGATGCGCGGATCGTGCTGCTTGGCGAGGCCTCTCACGGCACGGCCGAGTACTACACCTGGCGCACCACCATCTCCAAGCGGTTGATTCAAGAGAAAGGTTTTCACTTTATTGCCGTGGAAGGCGACTGGCCTGGCTGCTTTGAAGTGAATGCGGCCATCAAAAAAGACGAGGTGTTGTACGGTTCGGTGCCGCAGCTGCTACGCACGTTCAACCGCTGGCCGACTTGGATGTGGGGCAACTGGGAAATTGTGGGCTTGGTGGACTGGCTGCACGCGCACAACCGCCAACAGCCCCTGGAGCAACGGGTAGGGTTCTATGGCCTAGACGTGTACAGCCTCTGGGAATCATTGCAAGAGATACTGCAGTACGTGGAAAAGCAAGGCGACGGGGCAGTGCAGGCAGCTCAGCGCGCCTTTCAGTGCTTCGAGCCCTACGGCAACGATCCGCAGGAATACGCCCAAGCCATTGCGTATGTGTCGGAAGACTGCCAAGACGAAGTGAACGACATGCTGCGCGCGCTACGCACCCAAAGCGCCCGGCAACCTGATGGGCTGGCCGATCGGGAATCGAAATTCGCGGCCGACCAGAACGCGCTGGTTGCCGTGAATGCCGAGCGCTACTACCGGGCCATGCTACGGGGTGGCGCGGCCTCTTGGAACGTGCGCGACAACCACATGATGGAAACTCTCACGCGCCTGCTCGACCTACACGGCCCCGACAGCAAAGCCATCATCTGGGAACACAACACCCACGTGGGAGATGCGCGCTACACCGACATGCGCCGCGAAGACATGGTGAATGTGGGCCAGCTAGCACGGGAAGCCTACGGCCGCAAAAACGTGTTCATTGCCGGGTTTGGCTCCTACGAGGGCTCTGTTATTGCGGGCAACAAGTGGGGCGCTACGCCGCAAAAAATAAACGTACCCGCCGCGCCCCGCAACTCGTGGGAGCACCTGCTTCACCAGCAGCTACAGGGCGAGAATGCGCTCCTGCTTTCCCAAGAGCTGCGCGATATTCCTGAGCTGCAACAGCCTATCGGCCACCGGGCCATTGGCGTGGTGTATCGGCCCGAGTTCGAACAGTTTGGCAACTACGTCCCCTCCCTCATCCCCGACCGGTACGATGCCTTTCTGTTCATCGACCAGACCCAGGCCTTGCATCCGCTTCCCACGCCCGCCGACCAGCAAACACCCCCAGATTTATATCCCTCGGGTGAATGA
- a CDS encoding FeoB-associated Cys-rich membrane protein — MWIQTLIIVLLFVGASFYVGRIFWRAFFDKSSAGCAKGCGGACGTIDVDRLQRTIEAAATRSTK, encoded by the coding sequence ATGTGGATTCAGACACTCATCATTGTTCTGCTCTTTGTCGGGGCGTCCTTTTATGTAGGGCGTATTTTCTGGCGGGCGTTTTTCGATAAATCATCGGCGGGCTGCGCCAAGGGCTGTGGTGGCGCTTGTGGTACCATCGATGTAGACCGGCTGCAACGGACTATTGAGGCCGCCGCTACCCGTAGCACGAAGTAA